From the genome of Archangium lipolyticum, one region includes:
- a CDS encoding SPFH domain-containing protein has product MGFFGTIKDEAKRNFIARADEAKGEIVYKYPEKNIRMLTQLTVDADEVALFVKDGKVEGKLGPGRHQLDTSNIPFLSRLVEGFTGGNLFISEVFFVSTREFTGVKFGGPIGDVRDPETGLGIGTMVYGDFSLRVTEPEKLVVGLVGMGRTSNAEFLGWFKNQVLKVTRDRIAELLVKKKWPLLDVTSGAYTEEIETEVIAGLKPHVDTYGMTVVRMGNFHVSIKEEDEATLKKLSKDVAYSRLAGGFQQYAQGQAMLGASEGMAKGGGGADGALQGMGMGMGFGMAQMFSNQQQQNQQQQFQQQQQQPAPAAAPADTRSPAQRLKELKELKDAGVLSDDEYNAKRAELMKLL; this is encoded by the coding sequence ATGGGATTCTTCGGTACGATCAAGGACGAGGCGAAGCGCAACTTCATCGCGCGCGCTGACGAGGCGAAGGGCGAGATTGTCTACAAGTATCCGGAGAAGAACATCCGGATGCTCACCCAGCTCACCGTCGATGCCGACGAGGTCGCCCTCTTCGTGAAGGACGGGAAGGTGGAGGGCAAGCTGGGGCCAGGGCGGCACCAGCTGGACACGAGCAACATCCCGTTCCTGTCGCGGCTGGTGGAGGGCTTCACCGGCGGCAACCTGTTCATCTCCGAGGTCTTCTTCGTCTCCACGCGCGAGTTCACGGGCGTGAAGTTCGGCGGCCCCATCGGTGACGTGCGCGACCCGGAGACGGGGCTGGGCATCGGGACGATGGTGTACGGCGACTTCTCCCTCCGGGTGACGGAGCCGGAGAAGCTGGTGGTGGGCCTGGTGGGCATGGGCCGCACGAGCAACGCGGAGTTCCTGGGCTGGTTCAAGAACCAGGTGCTCAAGGTGACGCGGGACCGTATCGCCGAGCTGCTGGTGAAGAAGAAGTGGCCGCTGCTGGACGTGACGAGCGGTGCGTACACCGAGGAGATCGAGACCGAGGTGATCGCCGGCCTGAAGCCGCACGTGGACACCTACGGGATGACCGTGGTGCGGATGGGCAACTTCCACGTCAGCATCAAGGAGGAGGACGAGGCGACGCTGAAGAAGCTGTCGAAGGACGTGGCGTACTCGCGTCTGGCGGGTGGCTTCCAGCAGTACGCGCAGGGTCAGGCGATGCTGGGGGCGTCCGAGGGCATGGCCAAGGGTGGTGGCGGTGCGGATGGCGCGCTGCAGGGGATGGGGATGGGGATGGGCTTCGGAATGGCCCAGATGTTCTCCAACCAGCAGCAGCAGAATCAGCAGCAGCAGTTCCAGCAGCAGCAGCAGCAGCCTGCTCCGGCGGCGGCTCCGGCGGACACGAGGAGCCCGGCGCAGCGGCTGAAGGAGCTGAAGGAGCTGAAGGACGCGGGAGTGCTCTCGGACGACGAGTACAACGCGAAGCGTGCCGAGCTGATGAAGCTGCTGTAG